The Granulicella sibirica genome has a segment encoding these proteins:
- a CDS encoding polysaccharide deacetylase family protein: MSKPVFYDPQRKRWKRLRRIFDVVALAGLLLGVLFVIGLARMKPLPELLLQSQKRNFRALQSEPVPAVKPGQKLTRSAHRRTSLKPSDVPLNSGEGLRAAYYVDWDAASYSSLKQHIKQIDLLFPEWLHVVTPDGSLTAYTPNDNRAYPVIDNAGVHSVDAEDKVAHVIASEGVDTEVFPLVNNYNPSTGLFMPGVGDFLNNPTSRANFIRQVDAFLGANNRYRGLSIDFEEIPENAQPGYNAFVQELYRDFHPKHLRLYLKTPIGDMDYNLKLLADNSDGLLLMNYDQHMTSTASGPIAAQDWFVDNLTNALKVVPKEKIICDLGSYGYDWTVQLPTPPGMLKRGQKPPSTPPEKVLGVRYISTQNAWQAAFDSEANVALDSDSLNAHFAYDDVDGHVRHQIWFLDAVTVLNQMRAARALGIQTYALWHLGSEDNSLWKIWDSPGHSDPVTALADVEPGYEVDTEGEGDILRVTRKPQDGRRTVTLDDDDAVKPDFKSITAETMTVYPLSYTVEQYGYQPKKVAISFDDGPDPDWTPRILDVLKKYSVKGTFFMIGEIAGNNVGIMKRVYEEGHEIGNHTFTHPDISEISKSQVDLQLKLTERLFASKLGVYPLYFRPPYSIDQEPDTNDQAAPVDHIQGLGYVIIGNKIDTNDWDEHPRKSPQEIADSVIEQLSDMDAHNDRRGSIILMHDGGGDRSPTVAALPLLITTLRSHGYEIVPVSELVGKTREEVMPPLTRHQLWQARVDSIAFFFYAFFNYFVVHVFFIGDVLMSARLIIIGLCAIIDRVRKRKEYATADYNPRVAVLIPAYNEETVIIRTIRSVMMSNYKNIRIIVIDDGSTDNTCNAAREAYPNDIASGRLTVLTKPNGGKAEALNFALESTDEEIYIGIDADGVVAHDAITRLVPHFANPKIGAVAGNAKVGNRVNLWTRWQALEYITSQNFERRALDLFDVVMVVPGAIGAWRTQAVRNGGGYAVDTVAEDADLTMNLLEQGYWVTYEDQALAFTEAPVNMNGLMRQRFRWSFGILQAIWKHKGAIRNRRAMGLFALPNILIFQILLPLVSPLIDLMFVAGVFHYLVDRYFHPETASTSSFYKLLTFFLAFLIIDFTASALAFTLERKHPASKGDAWLLFHIWIQRFSYRQVFSVVLFKTIKRAIDGKPFNWDKLARTAKMSKETEKLTEA, translated from the coding sequence ATGAGTAAGCCAGTCTTTTACGATCCGCAGCGCAAACGCTGGAAGCGCCTGCGCCGCATCTTCGATGTCGTCGCCCTCGCCGGTCTCCTGCTGGGCGTGCTCTTTGTCATCGGTCTTGCGCGAATGAAGCCCTTGCCCGAGCTTTTGCTGCAAAGCCAGAAGCGCAACTTCCGCGCGCTGCAAAGCGAGCCCGTACCTGCCGTCAAACCCGGACAGAAGCTCACGCGCTCTGCCCACCGGCGCACCTCGCTCAAGCCGTCCGACGTTCCCTTGAACAGCGGTGAAGGTCTGCGCGCCGCCTATTACGTCGACTGGGACGCCGCGAGCTACTCCTCGCTCAAGCAGCACATCAAGCAGATCGATCTTCTCTTTCCCGAGTGGCTTCACGTCGTCACCCCCGACGGCAGCCTGACCGCCTACACTCCGAACGATAATCGTGCCTATCCGGTGATCGACAATGCTGGAGTCCATTCGGTGGACGCCGAAGACAAGGTCGCCCATGTTATCGCCTCCGAGGGGGTCGATACCGAAGTCTTCCCGCTGGTCAACAACTACAACCCGAGCACGGGCCTCTTCATGCCCGGCGTCGGCGATTTCCTGAACAACCCCACCTCGCGCGCCAACTTCATCCGCCAGGTCGATGCCTTCCTCGGCGCCAACAACCGATATCGCGGCCTCTCGATCGACTTCGAAGAGATCCCCGAAAACGCGCAACCAGGCTACAACGCGTTTGTGCAGGAGCTTTACCGGGACTTTCATCCAAAGCACCTCCGGCTGTACCTCAAGACGCCCATCGGCGACATGGACTACAACCTGAAGCTCCTTGCCGATAACTCCGATGGTCTCTTGCTTATGAACTACGACCAGCACATGACATCCACGGCGTCCGGCCCCATCGCAGCGCAGGACTGGTTCGTCGATAACCTGACGAATGCTCTCAAGGTTGTGCCCAAAGAGAAGATCATCTGCGACCTCGGCAGCTATGGCTACGACTGGACCGTCCAGCTTCCGACTCCGCCCGGCATGCTGAAGCGCGGTCAGAAGCCGCCGTCGACACCGCCCGAGAAGGTACTGGGAGTTCGCTATATCTCAACGCAGAACGCGTGGCAGGCGGCGTTCGACTCCGAAGCCAACGTGGCCCTCGATTCTGATTCGCTCAACGCGCACTTTGCCTACGACGACGTCGATGGCCACGTCCGGCACCAGATATGGTTTCTCGACGCCGTCACCGTGCTAAACCAGATGCGCGCGGCCCGCGCCCTCGGTATCCAGACCTACGCTCTGTGGCATCTCGGCTCGGAAGATAACTCGCTCTGGAAGATCTGGGACTCGCCAGGCCACAGCGATCCCGTCACCGCTCTGGCCGACGTCGAACCCGGCTACGAAGTCGATACCGAAGGTGAGGGAGACATCCTTCGCGTGACGCGCAAGCCGCAGGATGGCAGGCGCACCGTTACCCTCGATGACGATGATGCGGTGAAGCCTGATTTCAAGAGCATCACTGCCGAGACAATGACGGTCTACCCGCTGTCCTACACGGTCGAGCAGTATGGTTATCAGCCGAAGAAGGTCGCCATCTCGTTCGACGACGGACCTGATCCCGACTGGACGCCGCGCATACTCGACGTGCTGAAGAAGTACAGCGTCAAGGGAACTTTCTTTATGATCGGCGAGATTGCCGGCAACAACGTCGGCATCATGAAGCGTGTGTACGAAGAAGGCCACGAGATCGGCAATCACACCTTCACGCATCCCGACATCAGCGAGATCTCGAAGAGCCAGGTCGACCTGCAGCTCAAACTGACCGAGCGTCTCTTCGCTTCGAAGCTGGGCGTCTATCCGCTGTATTTCCGTCCACCCTACTCCATCGACCAAGAGCCGGACACCAACGATCAGGCTGCGCCGGTCGACCACATTCAGGGACTCGGCTACGTCATCATCGGCAATAAGATCGACACCAACGACTGGGACGAACACCCTCGCAAGAGCCCCCAGGAGATCGCTGACTCCGTCATCGAGCAACTCAGCGACATGGACGCGCACAACGACCGGCGTGGCTCCATCATCCTCATGCACGATGGCGGCGGAGACCGTTCGCCGACCGTCGCTGCCCTTCCCCTGCTCATCACGACGCTGCGCTCGCACGGCTATGAGATTGTCCCCGTCTCGGAGCTTGTCGGCAAGACGCGCGAGGAGGTGATGCCCCCCCTTACTCGGCACCAACTCTGGCAGGCTCGCGTCGATTCCATCGCATTCTTCTTCTACGCATTCTTCAACTATTTCGTCGTCCACGTCTTCTTCATCGGCGATGTGCTCATGAGCGCGCGGCTTATCATCATCGGCCTCTGCGCCATCATCGACCGTGTGCGCAAGCGCAAGGAGTATGCCACAGCGGACTACAACCCGCGCGTCGCCGTCCTGATTCCTGCCTACAACGAAGAGACTGTCATCATCCGGACCATCCGCTCGGTGATGATGTCGAACTACAAGAACATCCGCATCATCGTCATCGACGATGGCTCGACCGACAACACCTGTAACGCCGCGCGCGAAGCCTATCCAAACGACATCGCCTCTGGCCGTCTCACCGTTCTCACCAAGCCCAACGGCGGCAAGGCCGAGGCCCTCAACTTCGCGCTCGAATCGACCGATGAAGAGATCTACATCGGAATCGACGCCGATGGCGTCGTCGCGCATGACGCCATCACGCGGCTCGTTCCACACTTCGCCAATCCGAAGATCGGAGCGGTCGCCGGAAACGCCAAGGTCGGCAACCGAGTTAATCTTTGGACTCGCTGGCAGGCCCTCGAATATATCACCAGCCAGAACTTCGAACGCAGGGCGCTCGATCTCTTCGATGTGGTTATGGTTGTACCCGGCGCCATTGGCGCATGGCGTACGCAGGCCGTCCGCAATGGTGGAGGCTACGCGGTCGATACGGTCGCCGAGGACGCCGACCTCACCATGAACCTCCTCGAGCAGGGCTACTGGGTCACCTATGAAGACCAGGCACTTGCCTTTACCGAAGCCCCTGTCAACATGAACGGCCTGATGCGCCAACGATTCCGCTGGTCGTTCGGCATCCTCCAGGCGATCTGGAAACACAAGGGCGCAATCCGGAACCGCCGTGCAATGGGCCTCTTCGCCCTGCCCAACATTCTGATCTTCCAGATACTTCTACCACTAGTATCGCCATTGATCGATCTTATGTTCGTCGCGGGCGTATTCCACTATCTCGTCGACCGCTACTTCCACCCCGAAACGGCTTCGACATCCAGCTTCTACAAACTCCTGACGTTCTTCCTCGCTTTTCTGATCATTGACTTCACCGCCTCCGCTCTCGCCTTCACGCTCGAGCGCAAACACCCCGCCAGCAAAGGGGATGCATGGCTCCTCTTCCACATCTGGATCCAGCGCTTCAGCTACCGTCAGGTCTTCTCGGTTGTTCTCTTCAAGACGATCAAGCGCGCAATCGATGGCAAGCCGTTTAACTGGGATAAGCTCGCCCGCACCGCCAAGATGTCCAAGGAAACCGAAAAGCTTACGGAAGCCTGA
- a CDS encoding ArnT family glycosyltransferase, with protein sequence MQNIGPGYWTKDKRRSALWVVLAMAAGLVLRLWMIAHGQRVNGDSLIYGDIAKNLYQHGVFGFTGMSGTPRPTLLRLPGFPLFLAGCFAVFGVEHYRAVMYVQAAIDLATCGLVAGTAGWMYGRRAWWAALWLGALCPFTAEYTGAVLTETLSIFCVAAAFYGMTRWQKAGLGVNRWAWVVGASLAYAVLLRPEQGLLAAALVPTMAWITCRGGVRRGLSAVALTALLVVAPLAPWAARNWIAFHVFQPLAPRQANDPGELVPFGFMRWYRTFGVDFLSTDEVYWRYDSDPINVADLPSRAFDSRAQYRETAQLLDEYNQTTTATAAFDTRFAKIAEDRIRVSRFRYSVVMPVARLLNMLFRPRTELLNLPLDWWAFRDHRAGSWVALGFGVVNLGYFLLAALGVIQKGRGGVVFAMALFCLLRCAMLATIDNSEPRYTLELFPVLVVWASAVFAENTNGGRSSDSYPA encoded by the coding sequence ATGCAGAACATCGGGCCGGGATACTGGACAAAAGATAAGCGCCGGAGCGCGCTTTGGGTGGTGCTGGCGATGGCCGCGGGCCTGGTTCTGCGGTTGTGGATGATCGCCCACGGTCAGCGGGTGAACGGTGACTCCCTCATCTATGGTGACATCGCCAAAAACCTATATCAGCATGGCGTCTTCGGCTTTACGGGAATGTCGGGAACACCCCGCCCGACGCTCTTGAGGCTCCCGGGCTTCCCCCTTTTTCTGGCGGGATGCTTCGCGGTCTTCGGGGTAGAGCACTACCGAGCAGTGATGTATGTCCAGGCCGCTATCGACCTCGCCACCTGCGGGCTTGTGGCTGGCACGGCTGGTTGGATGTACGGGCGAAGGGCTTGGTGGGCCGCGCTCTGGCTCGGAGCGCTTTGCCCGTTCACGGCCGAGTATACCGGCGCGGTCCTGACCGAGACGCTGAGCATCTTCTGCGTCGCTGCCGCGTTCTACGGGATGACCCGCTGGCAGAAAGCCGGCCTTGGCGTGAACCGATGGGCCTGGGTTGTTGGGGCATCCCTTGCTTATGCGGTGCTTCTTCGGCCCGAGCAGGGTCTATTGGCAGCCGCCTTGGTCCCAACGATGGCGTGGATAACCTGCCGGGGCGGGGTCAGACGGGGTCTGTCGGCGGTGGCTCTGACTGCGTTACTGGTAGTGGCTCCGCTGGCTCCGTGGGCTGCTCGGAACTGGATAGCCTTCCACGTGTTCCAACCGCTCGCCCCTCGCCAGGCGAACGACCCGGGCGAGCTTGTGCCATTCGGCTTCATGCGCTGGTACCGGACCTTCGGGGTCGACTTCCTCTCGACTGACGAGGTGTACTGGCGTTACGACAGCGATCCCATCAACGTGGCGGATCTGCCATCGCGTGCCTTCGACTCTCGAGCGCAATATCGCGAGACGGCGCAGCTACTCGACGAGTACAACCAGACCACGACCGCTACCGCCGCCTTCGACACGAGGTTCGCAAAGATTGCAGAGGACCGCATCCGTGTGAGCCGCTTCCGCTACTCCGTCGTGATGCCTGTGGCAAGGTTGCTGAACATGCTCTTCCGGCCGCGGACGGAGCTCCTCAACCTGCCGCTGGACTGGTGGGCTTTCCGTGACCATCGCGCAGGCTCCTGGGTGGCGCTCGGATTCGGCGTCGTGAACTTGGGCTACTTTCTGCTCGCAGCATTAGGTGTCATTCAGAAAGGCCGGGGCGGTGTGGTCTTTGCGATGGCATTGTTCTGCCTGCTGCGCTGCGCGATGCTAGCGACGATCGATAACTCCGAGCCGCGCTACACGCTCGAGCTTTTTCCGGTGCTCGTTGTATGGGCTTCGGCGGTATTTGCTGAGAATACTAACGGCGGTCGATCGTCGGATTCTTACCCAGCTTGA
- a CDS encoding LolA family protein: MKIPHTLRLASLLLCCTPVASIAQQSRLDSVLKQMDEASTKFKSAQADFTQDLYERVVKETTTETGSVFFERKGTSTEMGLKIQPPNTRFVDYKNGVARIFDPGANHITEIRAAQYERFLTLGFGGSGHDLAAAWTITDQGPEQLNDGSGNVTVEKLDLVSKDPAGRNNFSHITIWVDPTRSLSFKQQLFTPSGDYRTSTYTHIHYNQKVDAGPYAIKLGKNPTIDRR; this comes from the coding sequence ATGAAGATCCCGCACACCCTCCGCCTCGCTTCCCTGCTTCTTTGCTGCACTCCAGTCGCATCCATTGCTCAACAAAGCCGTCTCGATAGCGTACTCAAGCAGATGGACGAGGCCAGTACGAAGTTCAAGTCGGCGCAGGCCGATTTCACGCAGGATCTCTACGAGCGCGTGGTCAAGGAGACGACGACCGAGACCGGCTCCGTCTTCTTTGAACGCAAAGGCACGAGCACGGAAATGGGCCTGAAGATCCAGCCGCCCAACACACGCTTCGTCGACTACAAGAACGGCGTGGCACGCATCTTCGATCCGGGCGCGAACCACATCACGGAAATTCGAGCCGCGCAGTATGAACGCTTCCTCACGCTTGGCTTCGGCGGCAGTGGCCACGATCTTGCCGCCGCCTGGACCATTACCGATCAGGGCCCGGAGCAGCTCAACGATGGTTCGGGAAACGTGACCGTCGAGAAGCTCGACCTCGTCTCAAAGGACCCGGCTGGTCGCAACAACTTCAGCCATATCACCATCTGGGTCGATCCGACGCGGAGCCTCTCGTTTAAGCAGCAACTCTTTACCCCATCGGGCGACTACCGCACCTCTACGTACACGCACATCCACTACAACCAGAAGGTCGACGCCGGCCCGTACGCCATCAAGCTGGGTAAGAATCCGACGATCGACCGCCGTTAG
- the serS gene encoding serine--tRNA ligase → MIDLAYVRANLPTVEAKLRARGTDPSLLADFASIDRDRRDAITRVETLKAQRNQLTTEIAKLRKAGEDASGPTEQTRILKAELESLEQTAADADGRLKEILQSLPNLQANDVPEGKSADDNVEVKRWGTIPEIANPKPHWELGEQLGILDFDRAAKISGSRFVVQFGQGARLERALANFMLDLHTREHGYTEVLPPNMVNSKSLFGTGQLPKFAEDLFHCDDKGPYVPGVQQENDHWLIPTAEVPVTNLFRDETLEESELPISFCAYTPCYRSEAGSYGRDVRGMIRQHQFQKVELVKFARPEDSAAQHEALTRNAETVLEKLGLPYRRMLLCAGDMGAGAAKTYDLEVWLPGQALYREISSCSNFHDFQARRANIRFKAAQAKKSEYLHTLNGSGLAVGRTYVAILENYQQPDGSIRIPEVLVPYMNGETTITRQKVRS, encoded by the coding sequence ATGATCGATCTAGCCTACGTTCGGGCCAACCTCCCGACGGTCGAAGCCAAACTCCGCGCTCGCGGGACCGACCCAAGCCTTCTTGCCGACTTCGCCTCCATCGACCGCGACCGCCGCGACGCCATCACCCGGGTCGAAACTCTGAAGGCCCAGCGCAACCAGCTTACGACCGAGATCGCGAAGCTCCGCAAGGCAGGCGAAGACGCCTCCGGCCCGACCGAACAGACGCGCATTCTCAAAGCCGAGCTCGAGTCGCTCGAACAGACCGCGGCCGATGCCGACGGCAGGTTGAAGGAGATTCTCCAATCGCTTCCCAACCTGCAGGCTAATGACGTTCCTGAAGGCAAGTCGGCTGACGATAATGTCGAGGTGAAGCGCTGGGGGACGATCCCTGAGATCGCCAACCCGAAGCCGCACTGGGAGCTTGGCGAGCAGCTCGGCATTCTTGACTTCGACCGCGCGGCCAAGATTTCCGGTTCGCGTTTCGTCGTGCAGTTCGGCCAGGGTGCCCGTCTCGAACGCGCTCTCGCGAATTTCATGCTCGACCTGCACACACGCGAGCACGGCTACACCGAAGTCCTGCCGCCAAACATGGTGAACTCAAAGTCGCTCTTCGGCACCGGGCAGCTTCCGAAGTTCGCCGAAGATCTCTTCCACTGCGACGACAAGGGGCCGTACGTTCCCGGTGTCCAGCAGGAAAATGACCACTGGCTCATCCCCACCGCCGAGGTCCCGGTCACCAATCTCTTCCGCGACGAGACGCTAGAGGAATCCGAGCTGCCGATCTCGTTCTGCGCATATACCCCTTGTTATCGGTCCGAGGCTGGATCCTACGGACGGGACGTGCGGGGGATGATCCGCCAGCACCAGTTCCAGAAAGTCGAACTGGTGAAGTTCGCCCGACCAGAAGATTCCGCGGCCCAGCATGAAGCCCTCACGCGCAATGCCGAAACGGTGCTCGAGAAGCTCGGGCTCCCCTACCGCCGCATGCTTCTCTGCGCTGGCGACATGGGTGCGGGAGCCGCCAAGACATACGATCTCGAAGTCTGGCTCCCCGGCCAGGCTCTCTATCGCGAGATCTCTTCCTGCTCGAACTTTCACGACTTCCAGGCACGCCGCGCGAACATCCGCTTCAAAGCGGCGCAGGCAAAGAAGTCCGAGTACCTGCATACGCTCAACGGCTCCGGGCTCGCCGTCGGCCGAACCTACGTCGCGATCCTCGAAAACTATCAGCAGCCCGACGGGTCCATACGCATACCGGAGGTTCTCGTGCCCTACATGAACGGCGAGACGACAATCACGCGGCAGAAAGTCAGGAGCTGA
- a CDS encoding dihydroorotate dehydrogenase: protein MSKAVDMSVTVAGVELRSPVLAASGTFGYGVEFDDIIDMDRIGGFITKGLSREPMAGNAAPRIIETAAGMINAIGLQNMGVKAFAAEKMPKLRKLADAVVIANIFGFTVEDCIEVIHVLNDTPGIVMYELNASCPNTSHGGMVFGTDPELLGDLVSRCKVVAKRPLMVKLSPNVTNIAGMARVAEAAGADALSLVNTFLSLAIDVETRRPRIANVTGGLSGPAIKPIAVRMVHDSSRAVKIPVVGMGGIVRAEDVVEFMLAGATAVEVGTASYADPRAVETISTGLRKWCAAHEIEQVRSLTGAMLS, encoded by the coding sequence ATGAGCAAAGCTGTGGATATGTCCGTGACAGTCGCAGGCGTGGAACTTCGCTCACCCGTCCTCGCGGCGAGTGGAACCTTCGGTTACGGCGTGGAGTTCGACGACATCATCGACATGGATCGGATCGGCGGATTCATTACAAAGGGCCTGTCGCGCGAACCGATGGCCGGAAACGCCGCTCCGCGCATCATCGAGACCGCCGCTGGCATGATCAATGCCATCGGCCTCCAGAACATGGGCGTCAAGGCCTTCGCCGCCGAAAAGATGCCAAAGCTCCGGAAGCTCGCCGACGCGGTCGTCATTGCGAACATCTTCGGCTTCACGGTCGAGGACTGCATCGAGGTCATCCACGTCCTCAACGACACGCCCGGTATCGTGATGTATGAGCTGAACGCGAGTTGCCCGAATACGAGCCACGGTGGCATGGTCTTCGGGACCGATCCCGAGCTTCTCGGCGACCTCGTCAGCCGATGCAAAGTGGTAGCGAAGAGGCCGCTGATGGTGAAGCTGTCGCCGAACGTGACCAACATTGCAGGGATGGCGCGCGTGGCCGAGGCGGCGGGTGCGGATGCGCTCTCTCTCGTCAACACCTTTCTGTCCCTCGCGATCGATGTCGAGACACGACGCCCACGCATCGCGAATGTGACTGGTGGGCTATCGGGCCCGGCGATCAAGCCCATCGCCGTCCGCATGGTGCATGACTCCTCGCGCGCGGTGAAAATTCCGGTCGTCGGCATGGGAGGCATCGTGCGGGCGGAGGATGTCGTGGAGTTCATGCTTGCGGGAGCGACTGCGGTCGAAGTCGGCACTGCCAGCTACGCCGATCCGCGCGCGGTCGAAACGATCTCGACCGGCTTGCGCAAGTGGTGTGCGGCCCATGAGATCGAGCAGGTGCGGAGTTTGACCGGCGCGATGCTTTCCTGA
- a CDS encoding Tex family protein: MLITSPAPKPDLNVLSPEILAHIAHIMSIPLSGLAAVITLLDEGGTVPFIARYRKEATGNLDEVQIRDIEEKLAYFRDLAARRATILASIEEQGKLTDELKRKIVATLDKSELEDLYLPYRPKRRTKATIARERGLETLALYIWNQTATDAPLMQFAVTFVDPAREVNSVDDALEGARHIVAEMLSESAEIRKALRTLLFEEGVVVSRKATDGETKDEQAKFAMYYDFREPAKAIPSHRMLAIRRGESESVLYFLIELEAERATAVLRKHTLKAEGDWTPQLELAIDDAWKRLLNPSIQGELRLDLKKRSDTDAIQVFRDNLHHLLLAPPAGPLAVLGIDPGLRTGCKVAVVDETGKFLANDVLYLHTSKGAADGAGRTLEALIAKHNVRAIAIGNGTASRETDAFIRDFLKERAAKYPDAPIFSVTVSESGASIYSASDVARQEFPDLDLTVRGAISIARRLQDPLSELVKVDPKSIGVGQYQHDVDQRQLQQSLEAVIETCVNRVGVDLNTSSWTLLRYVAGITERTALSIVSFRNENGRFKSRAQLKKVPGIGAKTFEQAAGFLRIRGGENPLDATAVHPESYPVVEQIAASLATPIATLIQMPELLSKVDAKQLSAGTYTLKDILEELRKPGRDPRDKFVAPSFSESVREFADVIPDMVLEGVVTNVTKFGAFVDIGVHQDGLVHISELSNRFIKDPSEAVKAGQIVKVKVLNADAKSKRIALSMKALMEPGQRPQGSRPAQPQAQNGRASGPQAPRTNQKAAAPPAKLSMDDKLAALSTRWRVS, translated from the coding sequence ATGTTGATCACCTCCCCTGCTCCAAAGCCCGATCTGAACGTCCTTTCGCCCGAAATCCTTGCCCACATCGCCCACATCATGAGCATCCCGTTGAGCGGACTTGCGGCCGTCATCACGCTGCTCGATGAGGGTGGAACGGTGCCGTTCATCGCGCGTTATCGCAAGGAGGCGACGGGGAATCTGGATGAAGTGCAGATTCGGGACATAGAGGAGAAGCTTGCTTACTTCCGCGACCTAGCTGCCCGTCGAGCGACGATTCTCGCCTCGATCGAAGAGCAGGGCAAGCTGACGGATGAGTTGAAGAGAAAGATCGTCGCGACTCTCGATAAGAGCGAACTGGAAGATCTGTATCTTCCCTATCGGCCCAAGCGCCGCACCAAGGCGACTATCGCGCGAGAGCGTGGGTTGGAGACTCTCGCCCTCTATATCTGGAACCAAACCGCTACGGATGCTCCTCTGATGCAGTTTGCCGTGACCTTCGTCGATCCTGCGAGGGAAGTAAACAGCGTCGATGATGCACTCGAAGGAGCACGGCATATCGTGGCTGAGATGCTGAGCGAGTCAGCGGAGATACGCAAGGCTCTGCGCACGCTGCTCTTCGAAGAAGGCGTGGTCGTGAGTCGGAAAGCAACCGATGGCGAAACCAAGGACGAGCAGGCGAAGTTCGCGATGTACTACGACTTCCGCGAACCCGCGAAGGCGATTCCCTCACATCGCATGCTCGCGATTCGTCGAGGCGAGTCGGAGTCGGTGCTTTATTTCCTGATCGAGCTTGAGGCAGAACGAGCGACGGCTGTTCTACGCAAGCACACGCTGAAAGCAGAAGGCGATTGGACGCCACAGCTTGAGCTTGCTATCGACGACGCGTGGAAAAGGCTTCTGAATCCTTCGATCCAGGGCGAGCTTCGTCTCGACCTGAAGAAGCGATCCGACACGGACGCGATCCAGGTCTTTCGAGATAACCTGCACCATCTTCTCCTTGCACCGCCGGCGGGGCCACTCGCGGTTCTTGGCATCGATCCCGGTCTACGCACCGGATGCAAGGTCGCGGTGGTTGACGAGACAGGTAAGTTCCTCGCGAATGATGTGCTGTATCTACATACCTCGAAAGGAGCCGCAGATGGGGCGGGGCGCACGCTCGAAGCTTTGATTGCGAAGCACAATGTGCGTGCGATTGCGATCGGGAACGGTACGGCCTCGCGTGAAACCGATGCGTTCATTCGCGACTTTCTCAAGGAGCGCGCAGCTAAATATCCCGACGCGCCGATCTTCTCGGTGACGGTCTCGGAATCGGGAGCGAGTATCTATTCGGCATCTGACGTGGCGCGGCAGGAGTTCCCCGATCTAGACCTTACGGTGCGCGGTGCGATCTCGATTGCGCGGCGTTTGCAGGACCCGCTTTCGGAGCTGGTGAAAGTCGATCCGAAATCGATCGGTGTCGGGCAGTATCAGCATGACGTCGACCAGAGGCAGCTGCAGCAATCGCTTGAAGCAGTGATCGAGACATGCGTCAATCGTGTAGGTGTCGATCTGAATACGAGTTCGTGGACGCTGCTTCGCTATGTAGCCGGTATCACCGAGCGAACGGCCCTTTCGATCGTGAGCTTCCGCAACGAGAACGGCCGCTTCAAGTCGCGAGCGCAGTTGAAGAAGGTCCCGGGCATCGGCGCGAAGACGTTTGAACAAGCCGCGGGATTCCTTCGCATTCGCGGTGGGGAGAACCCGCTGGACGCGACGGCTGTGCATCCTGAGTCTTACCCAGTGGTCGAGCAGATCGCGGCATCGCTGGCAACACCGATCGCCACACTGATCCAGATGCCCGAGCTTCTCTCGAAGGTCGATGCGAAACAGCTTTCGGCTGGCACTTATACTCTGAAGGACATCCTCGAGGAACTCCGCAAACCGGGCCGCGATCCACGCGATAAGTTCGTCGCGCCGAGCTTTTCGGAGTCCGTGCGTGAATTCGCGGACGTGATTCCGGACATGGTCCTCGAGGGCGTGGTGACGAACGTGACAAAGTTCGGTGCGTTCGTCGATATCGGCGTTCACCAGGACGGCCTCGTGCATATCTCCGAGTTATCCAACCGCTTCATCAAAGACCCGAGCGAAGCCGTAAAGGCTGGGCAGATCGTCAAGGTGAAGGTGCTGAACGCGGATGCAAAGTCGAAGCGGATCGCGCTCTCGATGAAGGCGCTCATGGAGCCGGGGCAACGGCCGCAGGGTAGTCGTCCCGCACAGCCTCAGGCGCAAAACGGCAGGGCGTCCGGCCCACAGGCTCCTCGCACGAATCAGAAGGCCGCGGCGCCGCCGGCGAAGCTTTCGATGGACGATAAGCTGGCCGCGCTCTCGACGCGGTGGCGCGTCTCCTAG